Genomic segment of Desulfuromonadales bacterium:
AAGCCCCCTGGCCGCGGGCCGCTGCCGGTGGCGGTGGATGATCTCCTCCAGCTCGTAGAGCAGCTCCTGCGTGCGGCCGAGGGCGAAGGCCGGGATGAGCACCGCGCCGCGATTGGCCAAGGCGTGCTCGATGATCGCCTGCAGCCGCTCCCGCCGGCCCTTGCGCCCCTCGTGCAGCCGGTTGCCGTAGGTCGACTCGAGCACCAGCACGTCGGCCCGCAACGGAGACTTCGGCGCCGGCAGCAGCGGCGCCCAGGGCGCACCGAGATCGCCGGAGAAGACGATCCGCGACTCGCGACCCGTGCCTGGTGACTGGTTTTCCCTCGGGCCTCGTGCCTCAGGCCCCGCGCCTGGTTCTGCAGATTTGCTTCGGGTCTCGACATACGCCGAGCCAAGGATATGCCCGGCCGGCTGCAGGCGAATATTCAGCTCGACGCCGGCGCCGGTCGGGATCGTTTTCCATTGGCCGTAAGGGAGGGGGACGATGCACTTCTTCAGCTCCGCCAGGAACCTGTCCGTCAGCCGGGCGTCGCGGCTGACGCCGACCCGGAAGGCGTCCTCCAGCATCAGCGGCAGCAGCAGCGCCGACGGCGGCGAGCAGTAGATCGGCCCGCGAAACCCCGCTGCCAGCAGCCAGGGGATGCGCCCGCAGTGGTCTATGTGGACATGGGTGATGACCAGGGCGCGCAGGTGACCGACGGGGAAATCTATTTCAAGACCAGAGGACGGAGGACCGAAGACGGAGGACGGAGGACGGTTTTTGCTGTCTTCCGTCCTCTGCCCTCTGTCCTCAGAAATTTCGTCCCCCTGAAACAGCCCGCAGTCGATCAGGATGCCGGCCTCCGGGCCGACCCGCAGTTCATGGCAGGAGCCGGTCACCCCCTCCTTGCCGCCGTGATGGATGATGCGCGGATACCCCTCCATGTTTCCCCCTCCTTCGTGTTGCTGTTTCAAGATGCAGGATTCGAGTCTTTTCTCGTATCTTGCATCTTGTATCTTATATCCAGTCCCACTTCAGTAGTGGTAACGAAGCTGGGCAATGAGAACGCCCTCAACTGTCACCTTGTAAACTATTCGGTGCTCAGAGGTGATGCGTCGGGACCAGTAGCCCTGCAGGGCATGTTTAAGCGGCTCAGGTTTGCCGATGCCGGCGTAGGGCGTTCTTTGTATTTCCCTGATCAATTCGTTGATCCGTCGAAGGATCATCTTGTCCGTTTGCTGCCAATAGAGGTAATCCTCCCAGGCCTCGTCGGCAAAAATCAAGGTCATTGGTCGGCCAGCTTTCTTTCGGTCCCCCTGCCCTGTTCAAGTTGCTGAATCGCATCCAGAAGACGCCTCGTATTCCTGGAGCTGCGCAGCAGGTAGGCCGTCTCTTCCAACGCCTGGTAATCTTCCATGGACATCATGACCACGGCCGATTCGCTTTGGCGGGTGATGATGACAGGCTCGTGCGCCTCCCGAACCTCGTCCATGATTTTGGCGAGGTTCTGCCTCGCCGTCGTGTAATTGATTGCTTTCATGATCGGCACCTCCCTGTACGAATTACTGTACAGGTTGAAGAAGTTGAAGTCAAGGTGCTCCGGCCCCTCCTGACCTGGAGAATGTCCAAATGGCAGCACCGGTCAATGCCTTTGTTTTCAATTGGGTGGGCAAAAGACAGTGAGGCGGGGGCGGCCGCAGCGCCGACGATCGAGGGGCGCGAGGGGACAGGCACCCTCATGAAAAGGCGCCCGCCCCGCTCTTTTCACGTGCAGGGGGAGGGAAATGGCTGGCGGACGTTTGGCGCTATTCAGGTTGTTTTATGAATGTCCCGCAAGGTTCCCCCGACGGCAGGTCCTGTCTGCAGGGGAACCTGAGAGGGATGCACCGCAGCGGCCGTTTCGGGCGCCGGCTCCATCTGCCGGGGAGCTACCTTCTCTGTCCAGCGCATCCCCGTGGCGGGGGCCGAATTCGGC
This window contains:
- a CDS encoding MBL fold metallo-hydrolase yields the protein MEGYPRIIHHGGKEGVTGSCHELRVGPEAGILIDCGLFQGDEISEDRGQRTEDSKNRPPSSVFGPPSSGLEIDFPVGHLRALVITHVHIDHCGRIPWLLAAGFRGPIYCSPPSALLLPLMLEDAFRVGVSRDARLTDRFLAELKKCIVPLPYGQWKTIPTGAGVELNIRLQPAGHILGSAYVETRSKSAEPGAGPEARGPRENQSPGTGRESRIVFSGDLGAPWAPLLPAPKSPLRADVLVLESTYGNRLHEGRKGRRERLQAIIEHALANRGAVLIPAFALGRTQELLYELEEIIHRHRQRPAARGLPWDELEIILDSPLATRITGAYRKLRPYWDAEAQRRVRSGRRPLGFAQLTVIEEHADHEQAVRVLQKNDRPCIVIAAGGMCSGGRIVHYLKALLGDARTDVLFIGYQAQGTPGRAIQEYGPRGGYVVLDGARIDIRARVHTLGGYSAHADARNLVDFVRRMRYKPAEIRLVHGEKDARAALAAKLGNLLSCRIWA
- a CDS encoding Txe/YoeB family addiction module toxin; its protein translation is MTLIFADEAWEDYLYWQQTDKMILRRINELIREIQRTPYAGIGKPEPLKHALQGYWSRRITSEHRIVYKVTVEGVLIAQLRYHY
- a CDS encoding type II toxin-antitoxin system prevent-host-death family antitoxin; translation: MKAINYTTARQNLAKIMDEVREAHEPVIITRQSESAVVMMSMEDYQALEETAYLLRSSRNTRRLLDAIQQLEQGRGTERKLADQ